DNA from Magnolia sinica isolate HGM2019 chromosome 19, MsV1, whole genome shotgun sequence:
acggttggatgacatgctcgatatgctagaaggggccaaggtgttctctaaactagatctaaggagcgggtaccatcagatttgtaTCCGACCCGGTAAtaagtggaaaacggcattcaagaccaatgaagggttgtttgggtggttggtcatgcccttcggcctatcgaacgcaccaagtacttttatgtgtctaatgaatcaagttctaaaattgTTCACTGGataatttgtggtagtatattttgatggcatattgatatatagccaggatgaggcggagcacaggaaatatctcaggcaggtgctgcaggtcctagaaattaacaagttgtacctcaacttgaagaagtgtagttttttaactgacagcttgttgtttttaggatttgttgtaacgtccacaggcattcgtgtggacgatgaaaaggtgagagctattagggaatgaccgatcccaataaacattcatgaggtgaggagttttcacgggttagcAACCTTTTAtcatcgatttgtgcgagattttagcaccatagtcgcgcctataacagattgcatgaaaaaaggaccgttccagtggatcgataaagctgataagagctttcatgagatcaagcatcgtttgtttaCAACATCAGTCTTGGTacttcctaattttgacaaattgtttgaggttgagtgtgacgcttcatacaccggaattgggggagtattatcacaggaaggcaggctggtggccttctacagcgagaagttttacgaagcccgaaagaagtggttgacttatgagcttgagttgtacgcagttgttcaggcgttacgacattggcgacattatctgattcaaagagagtttgttctgtatactgaccatcaagcattaaagtttattaatagtcagactaacgtgaatcgtgtgcatgctagatgagttgcgtttttgcaagaattcacgttcgttctgaagcataagtcagggcagcagaacaaggtggctgatgcacttagccgtcatgcatcactatttgttacgatgagcaacaaggtggtcggcttcgactgtcttaaggagctgtatgtcgaggatgaggacttcaaagattcttgggtgaagtgctaagaaggtcaccccagtgatcTTCATATATAGGATGATTTTCTCTTTAAAGAGAATCgatgtgcatcccccaaagttctctgagggagcagattattcaggagctacatggaggtggcctcggtggacgccttgggcgagacaagactcaagctcttgtggaagagcggtattattggctgcaattagtacgtgatgtgggaaaagtcgtacaacgttgtcatatttgtcagatctccaagggacaatctcagaatacgggcctctacaccccgttacctatgCCTGACGGTTAttaggaggatttatcaatggactttgtgcttggtctcccacgaacacaacgcggtatGGATTTagtgttcatggtggtagatcCTTTTTctaagatgacacactttatcctATGTAAAAAGACCCTCGATGTAACACATGTGACAAATttattcttcagggaggtcgtacggctataCGGAGTCCCCAAGACCATTATTTCTGATCGTGACATGAatttcattagccacttttggcggactttatggactcgattcgatacacaacttcaattcaacagtacttaccacccacagactgatgggcagatcgAAGTTGTGAATCGTACGTTGGAAAActtccttcgctgtatttcaggagaaaaaacAAAGTAGTGAGATTTGGTCTTGTCTCAAGCAgaatttgcattcaacaatatggtgaatcgCTCGACAAGGAAATCACCGTTCCAAATTATCtatggacgagtgcctcgccacacacttgacttggtccctctgcccaagcacccaggcacgagtatTACAGcaaaacatatggcagacaagatcatgggcatccatgcagaagtgtagaccaagctacatgcctcgaacaagAAGTATAAGGAATAAGCGGACAAGCAccggtgacaaaaagtgttcgaggtgggcgaccacgttatggtccatctgcgcaaatagagatttccgaccgggacgtacaacaagttgaaaaataagaagattggacctgtcccaatcattcgaaagatcaatgacaatgcttatgttgttgatcttccagatgacatggcgatctcacggactttcaacgtcgcggacctgaccgaatatcatgaaccagcgcaggatgagaactcgaggacgagttcttttgaagtggaggggactgatgtagagcaggtcacggacagtttcatggccaagatggatcagaaaaggcccagttgacgacagaagtgatccagactgttggaccttagatcgggcgtatctcgcaatccgaaatgagttacctaacgtaaaatatatgattttggggtagaacgaactactttagccaaccaaccttgccACGTCGGGTTGCACAatccggaattgtgaaaaacccctagatcgacggtcgtttccctgctttaatttcatttttactataaatagtaagttttagtttgattataactcttcatccgtcgggctttaggagttgcgtccaacgtgaaaagagcttagaataattaagggaacggtttggtgaagccaaataggacacttactatttttggccgaaaaccttgcgcactagtagacatcacgaccgtctataaatagtaagtcgcggattctagaagttttagttgtagtttgattctgatttctttcccattgcttggtacccctatttaaagggttgtgaactcgtttttagtcatcaattaatcagTTTCgtatttcttagaatttatttctattttctactttctttcctcgtggattcgagaagtttctgtgaggagtccagagaagctttgtggattcggagtagttatcctcatcacgttcatccctgtgtcactaGCATTAAAAACTTGGTCGGGGCatacaacttttggatcaagctgatatttgagttttcctttcctctagatttgtgtgaccttGTAAACacattagatgacaaataaacatcatggtcaaccttaggaaagtttcaatagtgggcctCATTTTCCCCTTAACTTTCTATAGTATAGTATacttagagctttggatctgcttcaatttttgctCATATTTTAGATCAAAGTCGTGAAATGAATGGACATATataatggatataacacatatacagTGATGGACCTAAAGATCTTTGCCTCATAGCTAGCTTCTAGGTTTTTAGCGTTGAAAGAAGGTAAAGTTGATAtttaagaaaatattttaattcaaAATCATTTAAAATCACTTACTGTATTTAGTCTTAAGCATTAAGCTAAAGGAGAAAAGcttaaaaatgaatatatatatatatatatatatatatatatattccagtaAAAATTCTAATTAAGtcttaaacttttgaatttgccaaatgatctaaattaaaaaaataaaaaaataaaaaactgaaaactgcctatttaaaacatatacattggAATTAAGTTTTACCAAATTGGCCTTGAGCTGCCTCCAACTTAACATTGCAGAAGTTGATTAGACAGCATATGCCTTTATAGCTGTCCGAGATAAGGCAAAGCTACAGTCCAAGGTGGACAGATCAATTTCATATGGGTTGAATGACTCATTTTTAACCTAAGTCTATTGTCCAGTCAAATTCTGCAATACTTATCTTTAATAGAAGTATATTGTCCAATCAAATTCTAGGGGTCAATAGGCAAAAAGGAGCTTAATCTGGGGAAGGCAGTATCCAATTCCCGTTGGATTGGAGGCCACTTTCCTGCGCAGATGGCGCACACAATCTTTTGCGTTATCAATGGAGGAATAGACttttgatactcttgcagagAGTGATGGTTCATACTCATAGACTCACTAGACCCACAAGACATGGGTGTAACTCAATTAAACTATTAAAATCATGGACCCACTTTAGGTCAAGAGGAAGCTGAGGGTGAAACTGAATTGATTCCCTCAGCAATTGATGGACATCTTAAAATGAGAGAAATCATAAACAATCCTTATTCAACAAAGTTGTACCttgatcaaaggttaggatcactcAATCCATCTGATTTTACCGAGTATGGTTTTTtcttcagtgggtcccactatttggacggtttattttggGCTGAATCATGCCGTGCATACGACATCTGGATGCATGCGCGTAAACCATTCAACTTCTTTCAGAATAATATATTAATAACAAGTACTGATCACCTGCAGGCTGACTACTTGTCATACGGGCTCACCTTTTTTACACAACATGCCATACGCATAAGACATCTATACCATCCAAACGGTAACACCCGTCATGAAAGATCAGTCATGTCAAGAATCATgctgatccattcatcagatggcccACAATTTTATGATGAGTAAGAATATCGtattgggtactaccccgcctGTCCAGAGCTCGGCAGAGGCAGGGCCTCtgaggggccattgtgatgtatgggtttcatccacaccgttaatctatttttctatatcgtTTTAGGGTATAAAACAAAAAATATGGTACATCTCAAGTGGCCCACAGTGGGGATTGAGAGCCCACTACAAAATATTTCTTGAGAGCCATTGAAGTttagaatcaagttgatatttatgtttttccttcatccatgtgagcttatgaacaggttggatggcaaataaagctCCGTGGCAAAGGTTTCGGTGTTATGCGTCGTTATCAccacttcttcctgtggtgtagcCTAGTTGAGCCatggatctttcttatttttgggcttatatcctaaCATAatagggaaaaatggatgaatggtgtggataaaacacatacataatgatggCCCCTGAGACCACCTGCATGTGCCGAGGTATGGACCTCCGTTCATTCTACATTCTTTCCGAACACCGTTTCATTCTCCACTCTTTCCAcgaattggattgcgtactgagactcagtacgctcttatcgtactgagtaaactcagttgggcccaccgcgaatgcgtgtggtttatccactccgtccattcgtttttccagatcattttatgggttcaatccaaaattgatacatatacaaagctcaagtggaccataccactggaaaaagtggaaatattgatttcaaccgttgaagaCTTTCTAAgacccccagtgatgtttatttgtcatccaacctgttcataagataagaaagacatggataaagggaaaacacaaatatcagcttgatctaaaacttctgttctccccaagaaattttcaacggtagatgttcaattcacactgtttccagtggtgtggtccatttgatgtttgTGTATATTCCAATTTTTGCATAAaaacctaaaattatgtgttaaaagagatggacggagtggatataatttatgaatgacactggggcctacgaagtttactcagtacgcttaccaaactgagttactcagtacacaatccgcttccctcttTCCAactatgcggcccacttgaacaGATTAAATATTTTTGGAAAAAATATTATTTAACCtttgattttttgagatatttttgGAAAAATCTAGCTAGAGATAAGAATATTTTATTATCTATGaggtaataatttaaaatttttgatacacattatattatattatttaaaagTTAAAATAATTCTATATTACTATTGTGATAGTTTCACGAAAAAATCGCAAGAAATTCAAAATCGTCGATATTTTAGGAACTATCATTCAGTTAATTTATTGCGAAAAATTCATGGAATTTTCGCAATCTCGGCAGTTCTCATGCGTTAAATTCTTCTCGTAAGGTTATCTGCATTAGAATAGTCCCTTGGTGCAAAATAGCACAAATCTACTATTCCCATACATCGAGTCAGACCATCAGCTTTCCATTGATTTCAACGGTTTAGCTCACCTAATGGGTGGACCGTCCTGATTTTCATTCCAAGCGATCTttttggttgggcccacctttttcaTGGCTCGGCGGTACAACACAAGTGACCCGTTCACagagaagaaaacaaatataTGAACGTCCGGATATGCAGTGTCCTTAAACAATATTCCATGCAAGTGGGGCCACGATccaacaatccagaccattgatacggTGGGCTATAGAGATCATCTATCGCGCACATCCCAAAGATCTGccggattggaagatcctagacaataactcttttttttttctattggaagatcctatcttTCTATTCACAGTCAATAGATCAAAATGCCAGATCCTTACCAGGACATGTTCCATCCATAGCGAGTTGCACCAGATCAACGGCATGGATCACATGCTAAGATAATCCGatcatttgaaccgtccatattctcgtTACTACTATAAATTAGCGATTATCGCATAACCGTGATTCCCCAATGATCATATAAATCTTGCAGTTGAATAAGAGCCGTTGaagcttttcttttcattttttctgaATTCTTTTACAGGGAGTAACCGTTCAGCGTAATTTTCTTATGGTATCCTGAATATCATAGGttccacaaaatggacggttaggatcaatGGTACCCTCAGCATGTGCATCCAGTGTGCGGCCATACAAGATCCACCCCGAGTCGTGACAGAAATCCTCGAATAGGTTTATCCAAACACACGCGAGGTATAGAAATACGGTACATTGGCACTTTATCCTTTGAATATGGGTCATTTAccatgatctaaaccgtttatattaCAATTTTAACTTTTTATGCTGAAAATATaacaaataaaatttaaattggattatttcaacatTTTGATTATTTGGCTTTATTGCATTGAACATGAACAGTCACCATAAACTTTGTATAATCAACGGTCTAAAATTTTCGATctgatattttcttttgttaaacCCAAATCCAAAAAGAGCCCTATCAAATAGACGGTTTACAACATCAGTGGAAAAGATGGCAATCGAAAGGCTAGAGTCCCAACGCATCTTATTACTGTCCATCGGGATGTATTGTATATGGTCGGTGGACACGCGTAAGGGAGAGCAGTCAGTCAGCAGAGCCGCCAATGTCACGTCGTCTTTAGTAAGACCctctaatattaaaaaaatggtgtgggcccaccattaataTGGCCCACCACCATTCTTGTCATCTCCTCCCCTTTAAATAGGCCACCAATTTCACCACAAGAAGAAAGAACATACGCTCACTCGATCAAATCAGTTTCCCttcttcttgtatttgttaaaaaaaaaaaaaaagaatttcttTCTATTGCAATCCTCTTCTCTTGTGTGTCCAAACAAGGCCAAAAACATGAAGAGCTGCTCGACTTCAACCAAACTAGAACGCAAGGCAATTGAGAAGAATAGGAGAATTCACATGAAAAGCTTGTGTTTCAAGCTTGCTTCTCTCATCCCATCCCACTATCCAAAGGTTTGTTTAAATACCCATTGCGAAACGAGATTCGTTGCATTTGGATGCGCTCCTGAATCGAATTGCTATTACAAGCCTGATGAAGTGGGGATTACCAAGTTGTATTTTACATCCTCACAATTCAGTTTGGGGTTGGGTCCGAATCCAAGGACTTCTTCCTCATCAAGAATACTAGGAAAGATCATCTGTTTTTGGTGATCACTCTCTTAATTAAGCTTGaatttttgcaattcaattcacttgtcgatccaaacacgcccttttGTTAATTAGTTTAGTTCACCGCATCTTCATGAAGTGTTAAACGGTTAATCTTTAACGGTCCTGatcatcgtgatgtttgtggtCTACTTAGAAATCGAGCACCCAATTCCTAgtctcaaagagagagagagagagagagagagagagagagagagagagattacataATCGATTAGGAATGAAATTTACTAACTTCAACAGCATATTAGGTACTCGATTGTATGTATCTTATGCACAACGTCAGGATTCCTTGAATCATAACCATAGATCTTATTGCTAACACGGTCCCTAGAAAGGGAAGACAGTTGCAAATTATGATTTTATGAAACAAagattgattttcttttcttttattctttgtaTCAGGAAGGGCTATCGCAACAAGATCAGGTGGATCTAGCGGCAGCCTATATACAGAAATTGCAGGCGAAGATTGAAGGATTGAAGGAGAAAAGAGATTTAGCCATGAGCATCGACGGAATTAACAAATATATGAGGGGAGGGATGATGATAGGCGTGGGATCACCCATTATTGAAGTGAGAGACTTGGGTTCTACTTTGGAGGTGGTTTTGATCAGCGGGTTGGATAGAAAATTCACAACCTGTGATGTTATTAGTGTTCTTGAGGAGGAAGGAGTTGATGTTGTGAGCGCCAACTTCTCCTTCACGGCTGACAAGGTTATCTACATAATCCATTCTCAGGTAATTACAGAATGTTCTTGGTTACGTCTGTGAAATCAAGGCAATCCAGACCTTCTGAATTGTGGCACCCTTGTGGATTGAGCAAAGCACAAAATTCATATGCATGATTGATCTTTTAATCATCAGATATTTCATTTGCAAGATTTGGAATAGGGACAATTTATCTCTTAGCCATATTTTTTAGCCAGAAATTGGATGGCCATTGCCATTTAGTCGTGCTTTTGGGCTATTTGATCCTCAGTGGGTCCCAAACTTTGGACTGTATGGATTGAATTGGATGTATGGTCTGTATATTGTGGATGAAAGCCAACAACTTTAAAATGGCAGTGAACTACTTGTTCCTTACAAAATTTGCTTTTTCATCGTTATTTTGGGATTGCTAAATATAGAGATTTATAAAGACAATGAAGctgaatttcttttcttttgcaggtcACAAACTCTAGAGTGGGTTTTGAAAGTGGAAGGGTGTATCAGAAACTGAAGGATCTGGTCCATTGATCTCTTTAGATGCTATTTACACTACTAGTCTGTGGTACTGATGCAACAACCAAAgtaggaaaatgagagagagagagagagagagagagagagagagagagagagagagagagagagagagagagagagagttgtgtgtatttgggtttggggcatgacatcaagGGAATAATCTAGTATGTATAGCTTATGCATGTATATGTCTCTCAAACTCATCTTAGTTAATACTAAAGTACTTTTACCATGTGGAAATATATGGTTGCATATCTCTCTTTCAAGAATGCTAGTAATTTCATTGATGAAAATCATTCGGCTCGTTGACAATTTGATGATGGCAGTGATAATCTGATCAAATGCTGGTGACGATGTGTGCAGCACCGTTAAGTTGGTGATCTCCAGTAGCTTGCAAGGATTTTCTGAAACAGCAACTTGGTATTTTTAGGCTGTATGATCTTCTTTACCATTGGCCAGAGTTTTTATAGCCATTGTTTCTTCCATTTCGATCTTTCCACTGCTCCTGTGTAGTGGAAAGGGCCCTCATCGTGTAGCAATCGTTTTCGTCATTCAGTTGCTAATGGGATGAAGATAAGCCTAATGGGAGTGTATTTTACCCTTTCAATGGAGGCCGTTTTGCCACTGTATCCATGTGAAAAGACTTGCATGCCAACACTGTTATCATATTTGTAGAGCCACAAATGCAAACAATTAAATTTTGTACAGGCCAGGACTGACCACAAGCATAAAAGGCACTTCAATCTGTTATTTTGATTGAATGGTAAAGATGGGTTTGCAAAGGAAATATATAGCACTTTAATCATCTTGATGGTTTTAGAACTTATGGATGTCAAATCACTACAAAGTTCTAAAAGCCCGAGTTATATCAAGGGACTTAACACTCCAACACTCCCTGcacccacacgtgcagggtggaacTCCGCATCGGATTATACTGGCAAGGATGGAGGAACACTCAACTCACACTATAAACAAGGTGGGAGAACATACTAaaggaggcatatttgctgctccccATATTCGAAAACTTGACCATCCACTATAAGTCTATGTCAAATGACCACTTATTCTAAAAGCTTGAGCTATTataggatggtgtatcaatgtatatcacgGCCGGGACTTAACAGTCCAACAACAGACACTTAAACTTTGATTGAATTTTATGCCTAAATAAAGATTGCCTAGGGTTTttgatgttgttgttgttaaggtgattatgtttttttattggtgcaactgttgttgttgttgttgtttctatttatGTTGTTGTTTGATTGTTGCTATTGCTGTTTCTGTTGTTTTTGTTATTGAGGCTGATGATGTTTTCCttgttttttttctatttcttttttttttgatgatTTGTTGCTGTTGCAGTTGTTTGTGGTTGTCGTGTTGTTTCTGTACTTGTTTTTGTTTCCCAGAGAGCTAGTCGCAAGATAATGAATCATACCTGCTTCTCGAATGTTATCTCCTAGAAGCAAATATGGCTATGGGTGGCATTTTGTTCCATGGCTTCTAATCTCATCAGCTTCTTTCCAATTCAACATCTCAGATTCTAGAACATGGAATCGAATGATAAGAGCTGCTTGCATGCTTTTAGTCTTTACCGCCTTGTAATTTGTCTTTCTTGATCTGACTAAAAGGTAAAGTAGAGTTTTTCTTGGATGTTCTTAAAACTAAAGGTTATCATTGTTATGATACTCTTATTAAGTGGTCATGGTCATACAACCACATTccatatacctttttttttcatgTGTCCATGACTTCCAATGTGTCTATTTATATACCAGTGCATTTATTCTATGCCGCCTCATTTACCGGTCCATTTCTTCTATGCCGCCTAATTGTACAGCTTCCTGTAATAACTCATTTACTTATTTCCTCCCATTAGCTTTTGTCCCGTCGAACAGGACCTCCAAAGTGTAACCACGGGCTTCTCTTTTAGGGAACCTAATGGGCTGTTGAAGAATAGGCTGGAAATATGACAAATGGATGGCATTCGTTCTACAATGTTAAGAGAGTATCTAAATTCATTAGAGACGTTGAAACGATCTCATGCCCAAGAGTTATTCACAAGAGTATGGTATTGATTATAAGGAGACTTCTACCTcacttaaaatttattttat
Protein-coding regions in this window:
- the LOC131234928 gene encoding transcription factor bHLH162-like; the protein is MKSCSTSTKLERKAIEKNRRIHMKSLCFKLASLIPSHYPKEGLSQQDQVDLAAAYIQKLQAKIEGLKEKRDLAMSIDGINKYMRGGMMIGVGSPIIEVRDLGSTLEVVLISGLDRKFTTCDVISVLEEEGVDVVSANFSFTADKVIYIIHSQVTNSRVGFESGRVYQKLKDLVH